One genomic window of Pseudomonas chlororaphis subsp. piscium includes the following:
- a CDS encoding DUF1028 domain-containing protein, which yields MTFSIVGRCAETGQLGIAISSSSIAVGARCPWLRSGVGAVSSQNITLPALGPQVLDGLGEGLAPAQALDQALTRNGYSQYRQVAVVDAQGRTAVFSGNHALGINNAVAGEQCVAAGNLLANSTVIERMVEAFESSEGCLAARLLSALQAGQDAGGEAGAVHSAALSVVGELVWPIVDLRVDWAEANPIGELQKLWSAYEPQLQDYLTRALNPTLAPSYGVPGDE from the coding sequence ATGACTTTCTCCATCGTCGGCCGCTGCGCCGAAACCGGCCAGCTGGGCATTGCCATCAGCTCGTCGAGCATCGCCGTCGGGGCTCGTTGCCCCTGGCTGCGCAGCGGCGTGGGCGCAGTATCGAGCCAGAACATCACCTTGCCGGCCCTCGGCCCCCAGGTACTCGATGGCCTGGGCGAAGGCCTGGCGCCCGCGCAGGCCCTGGACCAGGCGCTGACCCGCAACGGCTACAGCCAGTACCGCCAGGTGGCGGTGGTGGATGCCCAGGGGCGCACGGCGGTGTTCAGCGGCAACCACGCGCTGGGCATCAACAATGCGGTGGCCGGTGAGCAATGCGTGGCGGCCGGCAACCTGCTGGCCAACAGCACAGTGATCGAGCGCATGGTCGAGGCCTTCGAAAGCAGCGAAGGCTGCCTGGCGGCGCGGCTGCTCAGCGCGCTGCAGGCCGGTCAGGACGCCGGGGGCGAGGCGGGCGCGGTGCATTCGGCGGCGCTGTCGGTGGTTGGCGAACTGGTCTGGCCGATCGTCGACCTGCGGGTGGACTGGGCCGAGGCCAATCCCATCGGCGAACTGCAGAAACTCTGGAGCGCCTACGAGCCGCAGTTGCAGGACTACCTGACCCGCGCCCTCAATCCGACCCTGGCGCCGAGCTACGGAGTGCCGGGCGATGAGTGA
- a CDS encoding RidA family protein — protein sequence MPTHTRIRMFNTKDTYPNQSLDNDLCQAVRAGNTLYVRGQVGTDFNGQLVGLGDPRAQAEQAMRNVKQLLEEAGSDLSHIVKTTTYLIDPRYREPVYQEVGKWLKGVFPISTGLVVSALGQPQWLMEIDVIAVIPE from the coding sequence ATGCCTACTCATACCCGCATCCGCATGTTCAACACCAAAGACACCTACCCGAACCAGAGCCTGGACAACGACCTGTGCCAGGCCGTGCGCGCCGGCAACACCCTGTATGTGCGCGGCCAGGTCGGTACCGATTTCAATGGCCAGCTGGTCGGTCTCGGCGATCCGCGGGCCCAGGCCGAACAGGCCATGCGCAACGTCAAGCAACTGTTGGAGGAGGCCGGCAGCGACCTCAGCCATATCGTCAAGACCACTACCTACCTGATCGACCCGCGTTACCGCGAGCCGGTCTACCAGGAGGTCGGCAAGTGGCTCAAGGGCGTGTTCCCGATCTCCACCGGGCTGGTGGTCAGCGCCCTGGGCCAGCCGCAGTGGCTGATGGAAATCGACGTGATCGCGGTTATCCCCGAATAA
- a CDS encoding flavin-containing monooxygenase, with amino-acid sequence MTTHKTTIDTLVVGAGQAGVAMSEHLSRLGVPHLVLERNRIAEAWRSGRWDSLVANGPAWHDRFPGLEFAGLDPDAFAGKDQVADYFETYARKFNAPIRTGVEVRKVVRNAARPGFTVDTSEGVIEARQVVVATGPFQCPVIPPIAPQDQRVLQMHSAAYRNPQQLPEGAVLVVGAGSSGVQIADELQRAGKQVYLSVGAHDRPPRAYRNRDFCWWLGVLGEWDAETMQPGKEHVTIAVSGARGGHTVDFRRLAHQGMTLVGLTKAFDNGVVSFEANLAENIARGDENYLALLDAADAYIARNGLDLPEEPEARVMLPDPPCLTQPLLELDLAKAGVGTIIWATGYSVDYSWLQVDAFKDNGKPRHQRGVSSEPGVYFVGLPWLSRRGSAFIWGVWHDARHIAEHIVKQRLYFDYRDAAQRQADRESSIESTSLMGAR; translated from the coding sequence ATGACAACCCATAAAACAACAATCGATACCCTTGTAGTGGGCGCCGGCCAAGCCGGCGTGGCCATGAGCGAACACCTGAGCCGCCTGGGCGTGCCGCACCTGGTGCTGGAACGCAACCGCATCGCCGAAGCCTGGCGCAGCGGCCGCTGGGATTCGCTGGTGGCCAACGGCCCAGCCTGGCACGACCGCTTTCCCGGCCTTGAATTCGCCGGCCTGGACCCCGATGCCTTTGCCGGCAAGGACCAGGTGGCCGACTACTTCGAAACCTACGCGCGCAAATTCAACGCACCGATCCGTACCGGCGTCGAAGTCAGGAAGGTGGTGCGTAACGCCGCCCGCCCGGGCTTCACCGTGGACACCAGTGAGGGTGTGATCGAAGCCCGGCAGGTGGTGGTGGCCACCGGTCCGTTCCAGTGCCCGGTGATCCCGCCGATCGCCCCGCAAGATCAGCGCGTGCTGCAGATGCATTCGGCCGCTTACCGCAATCCGCAACAGCTGCCCGAAGGCGCGGTGCTGGTGGTGGGGGCGGGCTCCTCGGGGGTGCAGATCGCCGATGAGCTGCAACGCGCCGGCAAGCAGGTCTACCTCTCGGTCGGGGCCCATGACCGTCCGCCGCGGGCCTACCGCAACCGTGATTTCTGCTGGTGGCTGGGGGTGCTCGGCGAGTGGGATGCCGAGACCATGCAGCCGGGCAAGGAGCACGTGACCATCGCCGTCAGCGGTGCCCGTGGCGGGCACACCGTGGACTTCCGTCGGCTGGCCCACCAGGGCATGACCCTGGTCGGCCTGACCAAGGCCTTCGATAACGGTGTGGTCAGCTTCGAGGCCAACCTGGCGGAGAACATTGCCCGCGGCGACGAAAACTACCTGGCGCTGCTCGACGCCGCCGATGCCTACATCGCCCGCAACGGTTTGGACCTGCCGGAGGAGCCCGAAGCCCGGGTAATGCTGCCGGACCCGCCGTGCCTGACCCAGCCGCTCCTCGAACTCGACCTGGCCAAGGCCGGCGTCGGCACCATCATCTGGGCCACCGGTTATTCGGTGGACTACAGCTGGCTGCAGGTCGATGCCTTCAAGGACAACGGCAAACCCCGCCACCAGCGCGGCGTGTCCAGCGAGCCCGGGGTCTATTTCGTCGGCCTGCCATGGCTGTCGCGCCGCGGCTCGGCGTTTATCTGGGGGGTGTGGCACGACGCCCGGCACATCGCCGAGCACATCGTCAAACAGCGGCTCTATTTCGATTACCGCGACGCCGCGCAGCGTCAAGCCGACCGTGAATCCTCCATTGAATCCACCAGCCTCATGGGAGCCCGCTGA